One region of Vidua macroura isolate BioBank_ID:100142 chromosome 21, ASM2450914v1, whole genome shotgun sequence genomic DNA includes:
- the SPACA9 gene encoding sperm acrosome-associated protein 9 isoform X2: MNEVVDTLRKIEEKYKLFQQQQFTFIRALERSREEAHDLIRPVSSIVQVQCYKDHHCYNSTDRRILNMFISICNDLRCLCHRMETVHPGDSVTNGLLEKCKVLLNDSNDLSALRATYPHGVVNYLSLEEARHRYGGVVSVLPIVIDSMREWITHSKRKKISRNSWLQINVHNKKLPGGHQANTPIKGSKLQHHLLTTFKHLLIKHSAMNTRDPC; this comes from the exons ATGAATGAGGTGGTGGACACCCTGAGAAAGATCGAGGAGAAATACAagctcttccagcagcagcagttcacGTTTATCAGAGCTCTGGAGCGCAGCCGGGAGGAAGCCCACGATTTAATCAGACCCGTGTCATCCATTGTCCAG GTGCAGTGCTACAAGGACCACCACTGCTACAACTCCACGGACAGGCGCATCCTCAACATGTTCATCTCCATCTGCAACGACCTCCGCTGCCTGTGCCACAGGATGGAAACGGTGCATCCTGGGGACAGCGTCACCAACGGCCTCTTGGAGAAGTGCAAAGTGCTCCTTAACGACAGCAACGACCTCAGTGCCCTTCGAGCCAC CTACCCCCACGGTGTTGTGAACTACCTGAGCTTGGAAGAAGCAAGGCATCGCTATGGAGGGGTGGTGAGCGTCCTCCCCATCGTTATAGACAGCATGAGGGAATGGATCACCCACTCCAAGAG GAAAAAGATTTCCAGAAATTCCTGGCTGCAAATCAACGTCCACAACAAAAAGCTCCCTGGAGGCCACCAGGCAAACACCCCTATTAAAGGATCAAAGCTCCAGCATCATCTGCTCACCACCTTTAAGCACCTGCTGATTAAACACAGTGCAATGAACACTAGAGATCCATGCTGA
- the SPACA9 gene encoding sperm acrosome-associated protein 9 isoform X3: MNEVVDTLRKIEEKYKLFQQQQFTFIRALERSREEAHDLIRPVSSIVQVQCYKDHHCYNSTDRRILNMFISICNDLRCLCHRMETVHPGDSVTNGLLEKCKVLLNDSNDLSALRATYPHGVVNYLSLEEARHRYGGVVSVLPIVIDSMREWITHSKRHVLYIEKDFQKFLAANQRPQQKAPWRPPGKHPY; this comes from the exons ATGAATGAGGTGGTGGACACCCTGAGAAAGATCGAGGAGAAATACAagctcttccagcagcagcagttcacGTTTATCAGAGCTCTGGAGCGCAGCCGGGAGGAAGCCCACGATTTAATCAGACCCGTGTCATCCATTGTCCAG GTGCAGTGCTACAAGGACCACCACTGCTACAACTCCACGGACAGGCGCATCCTCAACATGTTCATCTCCATCTGCAACGACCTCCGCTGCCTGTGCCACAGGATGGAAACGGTGCATCCTGGGGACAGCGTCACCAACGGCCTCTTGGAGAAGTGCAAAGTGCTCCTTAACGACAGCAACGACCTCAGTGCCCTTCGAGCCAC CTACCCCCACGGTGTTGTGAACTACCTGAGCTTGGAAGAAGCAAGGCATCGCTATGGAGGGGTGGTGAGCGTCCTCCCCATCGTTATAGACAGCATGAGGGAATGGATCACCCACTCCAAGAGGCACGTGCTGTATATT GAAAAAGATTTCCAGAAATTCCTGGCTGCAAATCAACGTCCACAACAAAAAGCTCCCTGGAGGCCACCAGGCAAACACCCCTATTAA
- the SPACA9 gene encoding sperm acrosome-associated protein 9 isoform X1, protein MNEVVDTLRKIEEKYKLFQQQQFTFIRALERSREEAHDLIRPVSSIVQVQCYKDHHCYNSTDRRILNMFISICNDLRCLCHRMETVHPGDSVTNGLLEKCKVLLNDSNDLSALRATYPHGVVNYLSLEEARHRYGGVVSVLPIVIDSMREWITHSKRHVLYIVSRQCATCKKEIPPSQTAPAAQTSNSNKNTVQLQEKDFQKFLAANQRPQQKAPWRPPGKHPY, encoded by the exons ATGAATGAGGTGGTGGACACCCTGAGAAAGATCGAGGAGAAATACAagctcttccagcagcagcagttcacGTTTATCAGAGCTCTGGAGCGCAGCCGGGAGGAAGCCCACGATTTAATCAGACCCGTGTCATCCATTGTCCAG GTGCAGTGCTACAAGGACCACCACTGCTACAACTCCACGGACAGGCGCATCCTCAACATGTTCATCTCCATCTGCAACGACCTCCGCTGCCTGTGCCACAGGATGGAAACGGTGCATCCTGGGGACAGCGTCACCAACGGCCTCTTGGAGAAGTGCAAAGTGCTCCTTAACGACAGCAACGACCTCAGTGCCCTTCGAGCCAC CTACCCCCACGGTGTTGTGAACTACCTGAGCTTGGAAGAAGCAAGGCATCGCTATGGAGGGGTGGTGAGCGTCCTCCCCATCGTTATAGACAGCATGAGGGAATGGATCACCCACTCCAAGAGGCACGTGCTGTATATTGTGAGTCGTCAGTGTGCCACATGCAAGAAGGAGATACCCCCTTCCCaaacagcacctgcagctcagaCCTCCAACAGTAACAAAAATACTGTACAATTGCAGGAAAAAGATTTCCAGAAATTCCTGGCTGCAAATCAACGTCCACAACAAAAAGCTCCCTGGAGGCCACCAGGCAAACACCCCTATTAA